One genomic region from Cytobacillus sp. IB215665 encodes:
- a CDS encoding transglycosylase domain-containing protein, producing the protein MSDNRSNWQDRLQKVRRMFSSKDAVKGARITYGVFWNITLLFIIIGLIGFFFAGGVGAGYFASLVKDEPIRSYDSMKKDIYNYEETTELYFDDNVYLGKLRSDLDREEVSIEDVSQHLINAVVATEDEFFWDHSGIVPKAIMRALFQEVTNSSVRTGGSTLTQQLIKNQILSNEVSFERKAKEMLLALRLEQSFDKDEILEAYLNVSTLGRNSSGRNIAGIQTAAQGIFDVNAKDLNIPQSAFIAGLFQSFSYTPFTNKGEIKEDLESSMNRMHTVLSRMLQAEFITTEEYESALNYDITADFAPPKASPIDNYPWLTFEIEDRAEKILAEILAENDGYEVTDLAENDDLYNDYINRASKNLRQNGYKIHTTIDKEIYDEMQTVVQNFEYFAPDKPEEKEDPETGEMIQVMEPIEAGAVLIENTTGKIISFVGGRDHNREQLNHATNAERSNGSTMKPLLAYGPAMELGKVQPGAILADVELKVQAGGEMYQPGNYDGRTHGLTSVRYALQKSYNIPAIRSYMSVIDQKPASFLEKMGYTSLTKEDHTNLSTAIGGLAYGVTVEENVNAYATFANDGQFVDAYMIERIETNDGEIIYEHESEAVEVFSPQTSYLMIDMMRDVISGGTAASLPGRLDFKADWAGKTGTSQDFKDAWFVATNPNVTFGVWNGYDTPKSVKTTSGPTYGQRNIYLWADLMNAAYTIRPELIAPEERFKMPGGIISRSYCAASGLLPSKACEEAGLIETDLFNAKYVPTKEDNSLEKANYVEIGEKIYRAIETTPEEFTKEGFMFTEAFLEEIGITDLKVAKQLIPNNEKWSNIIFPELEELEDTGELPDTMGGVKLNGNSITWPAHYQQTVIGYRVYEISNYGENVSEIGMVPVGEDLEFTVGNTDSAYYVTAVDIFGRESAESNKVINGDWQEEPDDIEDPNNGDNDQPGDGEDPGDGENDPGNDDNDQPGEGEGEDPGSEDNDQPGDGENPGDEENDQPGDGEDPGDGENDPENDESDQPGDITEPEDPSTPADPSNP; encoded by the coding sequence ATGAGTGATAATAGATCTAATTGGCAAGATCGATTACAAAAAGTACGAAGGATGTTCAGTAGCAAAGATGCTGTTAAAGGCGCAAGAATTACTTACGGTGTATTTTGGAATATCACCCTACTCTTTATAATTATTGGATTAATAGGATTCTTTTTTGCTGGTGGTGTTGGTGCAGGCTACTTCGCGTCGTTAGTAAAGGATGAACCAATCCGCTCTTATGATAGTATGAAAAAAGACATCTATAATTATGAAGAAACGACTGAATTATATTTTGATGATAATGTTTATTTAGGTAAGCTTCGTTCCGACCTTGATCGTGAAGAAGTTAGTATAGAAGATGTTTCTCAGCACCTAATAAATGCTGTCGTTGCAACAGAGGATGAGTTTTTTTGGGATCATAGTGGAATTGTTCCAAAAGCAATCATGCGTGCCCTTTTCCAAGAAGTTACAAATTCATCTGTAAGAACTGGTGGTAGTACTCTTACTCAGCAGTTAATTAAAAACCAAATACTTTCAAACGAAGTATCTTTCGAACGGAAGGCAAAGGAAATGTTACTTGCTCTGCGACTTGAGCAATCTTTTGATAAAGATGAAATTCTTGAAGCTTACTTAAATGTTTCTACTCTCGGAAGAAATTCTTCAGGTAGAAACATAGCTGGTATCCAAACAGCTGCTCAAGGTATTTTTGATGTTAATGCTAAAGATTTAAACATACCTCAAAGCGCATTTATTGCTGGTTTATTTCAAAGTTTTAGCTATACGCCATTTACAAATAAAGGTGAGATAAAAGAGGATTTAGAATCATCTATGAATAGAATGCATACTGTACTTAGCCGTATGCTGCAAGCTGAGTTTATTACAACAGAAGAATATGAATCTGCATTAAATTACGATATAACAGCAGATTTTGCACCACCTAAGGCATCTCCAATAGATAATTATCCTTGGCTTACTTTTGAGATTGAGGATCGTGCAGAGAAAATATTAGCTGAGATATTAGCTGAAAACGACGGATACGAAGTGACGGATTTAGCTGAAAACGACGATCTATACAACGATTATATAAATCGTGCGAGTAAAAATTTACGACAAAATGGCTATAAAATCCATACGACAATTGATAAAGAGATCTATGACGAAATGCAAACTGTAGTACAAAACTTTGAATATTTCGCACCTGACAAGCCAGAAGAAAAAGAAGATCCTGAGACTGGGGAAATGATTCAAGTGATGGAACCTATTGAAGCTGGAGCTGTACTAATCGAGAATACAACTGGTAAGATCATCAGCTTTGTAGGTGGACGAGATCATAATCGAGAACAGCTGAACCATGCTACGAATGCAGAACGCTCAAATGGTTCTACGATGAAGCCTTTGTTAGCTTACGGTCCTGCAATGGAGCTAGGTAAGGTACAACCAGGGGCAATTTTAGCAGATGTTGAACTAAAGGTACAAGCAGGTGGAGAAATGTACCAACCTGGTAACTATGATGGTAGAACACACGGTCTAACATCTGTCCGGTACGCTTTGCAAAAATCATATAATATTCCAGCTATTCGTTCATATATGTCCGTTATTGATCAAAAACCTGCTTCATTTTTGGAAAAAATGGGATACACAAGCTTAACAAAAGAAGATCATACAAATTTATCAACGGCTATTGGTGGCTTAGCATATGGGGTAACTGTTGAAGAAAATGTTAATGCTTATGCTACATTTGCAAACGATGGACAATTTGTCGATGCTTATATGATTGAACGAATTGAAACAAATGACGGTGAGATTATTTATGAGCATGAAAGTGAAGCTGTTGAAGTATTCAGCCCGCAAACATCTTACTTAATGATTGACATGATGAGAGATGTCATTAGCGGTGGAACAGCTGCATCGCTCCCAGGCAGACTTGATTTCAAGGCTGATTGGGCAGGAAAAACTGGTACATCACAAGATTTTAAAGATGCATGGTTTGTTGCAACAAACCCAAATGTAACCTTTGGTGTTTGGAACGGGTATGACACACCAAAATCAGTAAAAACGACATCAGGGCCAACATATGGCCAAAGAAACATATATTTGTGGGCAGATTTAATGAATGCCGCTTATACTATTAGACCTGAACTAATTGCTCCTGAAGAAAGGTTTAAAATGCCTGGTGGAATCATTAGTCGATCTTATTGTGCTGCATCAGGTCTATTGCCTTCAAAAGCATGTGAAGAGGCTGGGCTTATTGAAACAGACCTTTTCAACGCAAAATATGTACCTACAAAAGAGGACAATAGCTTAGAAAAAGCTAATTATGTTGAAATTGGTGAAAAAATATATCGAGCTATAGAAACGACCCCTGAAGAATTTACTAAAGAAGGGTTTATGTTTACTGAAGCATTCCTTGAAGAAATTGGCATTACCGATTTAAAAGTAGCTAAGCAACTAATTCCAAATAATGAAAAATGGAGCAATATTATTTTTCCAGAATTAGAAGAATTAGAAGATACAGGAGAATTACCTGATACTATGGGCGGTGTTAAATTAAATGGAAACTCTATCACATGGCCTGCTCATTATCAACAAACTGTTATTGGATATCGAGTGTACGAAATATCCAATTATGGGGAGAATGTTTCTGAAATAGGCATGGTACCTGTTGGTGAAGATTTAGAATTTACAGTAGGTAATACAGATAGTGCTTATTACGTGACTGCGGTTGATATATTTGGAAGAGAATCTGCTGAGTCTAATAAAGTCATTAATGGTGATTGGCAAGAAGAACCTGATGATATTGAAGACCCTAACAACGGGGACAATGACCAACCTGGTGACGGTGAGGACCCTGGTGACGGTGAGAATGATCCAGGAAACGATGATAATGATCAACCTGGCGAGGGCGAAGGCGAAGATCCTGGTAGCGAAGATAACGATCAACCTGGTGACGGTGAGAACCCTGGTGATGAGGAAAACGATCAACCTGGTGATGGTGAGGACCCTGGTGACGGTGAGAATGATCCAGAAAACGATGAAAGTGATCAACCTGGTGATATAACTGAACCAGAAGATCCAAGTACACCTGC
- the tyrS gene encoding tyrosine--tRNA ligase: protein MNLIEDLQFRGLINQITDEDGLKQHLNEETVKLYCGFDPTADSLHIGNLLPILVLKRFQLAGHQPIALVGGGTGLIGDPSGRSSERSLNTEDVVIEWSNRIKQQLSRFLDFESGENKALLANNFDWIGKLDVVSFLRDVGKNFGINYMLAKDSVQSRIESGISFTEFSYMILQSLDFLHLYKEQNCKLQIGGSDQWGNITAGLELIRKSSDEEEKAFGLTIPLVTKADGTKFGKTAGGAIWLDKEKTSPYEFYQFWINSDDRDVINFLKYFTFLSKNQIEQLEQELRDAPEQRTAHKALAEEVTKLVHGEEALNQAIKISSALFNGEISSLTAEEIKQGFKDVPSYDFEGEAEVGLVDLLVMSKISPSKRQAREDIKNGAIYINGERTQEIDRVITNTDRIEGQFTVIRRGKKKYFLIKY, encoded by the coding sequence ATGAATCTAATAGAGGATTTGCAGTTCAGAGGATTAATTAATCAAATTACTGATGAAGATGGGTTAAAGCAGCACTTAAATGAAGAGACAGTGAAGTTGTATTGTGGTTTTGATCCGACAGCAGATAGCTTACACATCGGAAACTTATTACCTATATTGGTGTTAAAGAGATTTCAATTAGCTGGCCACCAACCGATTGCACTTGTCGGTGGCGGAACAGGATTAATTGGTGACCCAAGTGGCAGGAGTAGTGAAAGGTCATTAAATACAGAAGATGTTGTCATTGAATGGTCAAACCGTATAAAACAACAGCTATCTCGTTTTCTAGATTTTGAAAGTGGAGAGAATAAAGCACTTTTAGCAAATAATTTTGACTGGATTGGCAAGCTAGATGTTGTATCGTTTTTACGGGATGTAGGTAAAAATTTTGGAATAAATTATATGCTCGCAAAAGATTCAGTTCAATCAAGAATTGAGTCTGGGATTTCATTTACAGAATTCAGCTATATGATATTACAATCATTAGACTTTTTACATTTATATAAAGAACAAAATTGTAAATTACAAATTGGTGGTAGTGACCAATGGGGAAATATTACTGCAGGCTTAGAATTAATTAGAAAATCTTCTGATGAAGAAGAAAAAGCATTTGGTTTAACTATTCCTCTTGTTACGAAAGCAGACGGAACAAAGTTTGGCAAAACCGCTGGTGGAGCGATATGGTTAGATAAGGAAAAAACTTCTCCTTATGAATTTTATCAGTTTTGGATTAACTCTGATGATAGAGATGTTATTAATTTCCTGAAGTATTTTACATTTTTATCAAAAAATCAAATCGAACAATTAGAGCAAGAATTACGAGACGCACCGGAACAAAGAACGGCTCATAAGGCACTTGCTGAAGAAGTGACTAAGTTAGTTCATGGAGAAGAAGCGTTAAATCAAGCGATTAAAATATCAAGTGCGCTTTTCAATGGAGAAATATCATCTTTAACAGCTGAAGAAATAAAACAAGGATTTAAAGATGTGCCTTCATATGATTTTGAAGGTGAAGCTGAGGTTGGTTTAGTTGATTTATTAGTAATGAGTAAAATATCTCCATCGAAGCGTCAGGCAAGAGAAGATATAAAAAATGGAGCAATATATATTAATGGTGAACGAACACAAGAAATTGATCGTGTCATAACTAACACGGATAGAATCGAAGGCCAATTCACTGTTATTCGCCGAGGTAAGAAAAAATACTTCCTAATCAAGTATTAA
- a CDS encoding histidine phosphatase family protein yields MEILIIRHGESEADILNVHEGRADFSLTQKGTIQAKSLASHLVENFGEFDVIWTSTLKRASETAKILGAKLKCNITYSDGLRERNNGILAGQPITKENMNSHYDLKPFESILEGETDIEFRARAETILLQILDEHKDSNRIIILSHGGMIEKLIHVLLKLPPVPNCFIHTQDTGVHLIEYNSSNIVINYFNNTDHLSQLASQKISSK; encoded by the coding sequence ATGGAGATATTAATAATAAGACATGGTGAATCAGAAGCAGATATTCTTAATGTACATGAAGGAAGAGCTGATTTCTCATTAACACAAAAAGGAACAATTCAAGCGAAATCTTTAGCTTCACATTTAGTTGAAAATTTTGGGGAATTTGATGTAATTTGGACAAGCACATTAAAAAGGGCTTCTGAAACAGCAAAGATTTTGGGAGCGAAATTAAAATGTAATATTACTTATAGTGACGGCCTTAGAGAGAGGAACAATGGAATTTTAGCTGGGCAGCCTATTACAAAAGAAAACATGAATTCTCACTATGACTTAAAACCATTTGAGAGTATTCTAGAAGGAGAAACAGATATAGAGTTTAGAGCAAGAGCAGAAACTATCCTATTACAAATATTAGATGAACATAAAGATTCTAACAGAATTATTATATTGTCACATGGTGGTATGATTGAAAAATTGATACATGTTTTATTAAAATTACCTCCTGTTCCTAATTGTTTTATTCATACTCAAGATACAGGAGTACATTTAATTGAGTATAACTCATCTAATATTGTAATAAATTATTTTAATAATACAGATCATTTGAGTCAATTAGCTTCCCAAAAAATCTCCTCTAAATAA
- the rpsD gene encoding 30S ribosomal protein S4, which produces MARYTGPAWKLSRRLGISLSGTGKELEKRPYAPGQHGPGQRKKLSEYGLQLQEKQKLRHMYGVNERQFRNLFDAAGKMTGKHGENFMVLLESRLDNLVYRLGLARTRRQARQLVNHGHIVVDGGRVDIPSYKVKPGQTISVREKSRNLDIIKEAIEATNFVPEYVNFNADNLEGTFTRLPERSELPAEINESLIVEFYSR; this is translated from the coding sequence ATGGCTCGTTATACAGGTCCAGCATGGAAATTATCTCGTCGTCTTGGTATTTCACTAAGTGGAACGGGAAAAGAATTAGAGAAACGCCCTTATGCACCAGGTCAACATGGCCCAGGTCAACGTAAAAAACTTTCTGAATATGGTTTACAGTTACAAGAAAAACAAAAGCTTCGTCACATGTACGGTGTAAACGAACGTCAATTCCGTAACTTGTTTGATGCAGCTGGTAAAATGACTGGTAAACATGGTGAAAACTTTATGGTTCTTTTAGAATCTCGTCTTGATAACTTAGTATATCGCTTAGGATTAGCTCGTACTCGTCGTCAAGCACGTCAATTAGTTAACCATGGTCATATTGTAGTTGATGGAGGTCGAGTAGACATTCCTTCATATAAAGTTAAACCTGGTCAAACGATTTCTGTTCGTGAGAAATCTCGTAATCTTGACATTATTAAAGAAGCTATTGAAGCTACAAACTTCGTACCTGAGTACGTAAACTTCAATGCTGATAACCTAGAAGGTACATTCACTCGTTTACCTGAACGTTCTGAATTACCAGCTGAAATTAACGAATCATTAATCGTTGAGTTCTACTCTCGTTAA